The sequence CAAGATGGAAGAAAATTTGTGGGATTAAATGTGCCAGAAATGGCATATTTGGATAATGGTAATATTCATATTGAGAAGATAGATGCGAAGCTTATGCAATTTATATAAAAATAAAAAATAGGAGTTAACCAATGAGTCAAGTAATAGTAGTTACATCAGGAAAAGGCGGAGTAGGAAAAACTACTAGCACCGCAAATATAGGAACCGCACTTAGCATGTTAGGTAAGAAAGTAGTTTTGGTAGACGGTGATACAGGGCTTAGAAATTTGGACGTTGTAATGGGTCTTGAAAATAGGATAGTATACAATGTTGTAGATGTTATTGAAGGAAAATGTAGACTGAGACAAGCTTTGATTCCCGACAAAAGGTTTAAAGATTTATATTTGTTACCAACTGCTCAAACAAGAGAAAAAGATGCCATAAAACCAGAGCAAATGAAAAAGTTGTGTGATGAGCTAAGAGAAGATTTTGAGATTATTATAGTGGACTGCCCGGCTGGGATTGAACAGGGCTTTAAAAATGCAATAGCGGCGGCAGATAAAGCGGTGGTAATTACAACTCCAGAGGTATCTGCAATACGTGATGCAGATAGAATTATAGGGTTGTTGGGTGCTAGTGGTATAAAAGATATAAGTTTGGTTATTAATAGACTGCGTAAAAAAATGGTAGATAAAGGGGACATGATGGATGTAGATGCAGTAACAGAGATATTGGCAATTGATTTAATTGGTGTTGTTCCTGATGATGAAAGTATTGTGATTACAACGAATAAGGGGGAGCCTGCTGTTGGAAAAAACAACTCACAAGCTGGGTTGGCTTTTACTAATATAGCGAGAAGATTGGCTGGAGAAAATGTGCCTTTTCTAGATTTATCGAAAGAAATTTCATTTAAAGCAAAAATTAGAAAAATATTTTTTGGCTAAAGATACTTATAGAATGGAGTGAAAAAGGTGGATTTTAGTCAGTTGTTTAAAAGAAAAGCATCAGCAGGAGCCGTCGCCAAAGACAGATTAAAATTATTATTGATTCACGATAGAATGAATTGCTCGTCTGCAGTAATGGAAATGATGAAAGCAGATATTGTGGCAGTTATATCAAAATATATGGAAATCGATGCCGATGAACTCAATATTCAATTATTAACTATTAGTGGAGATGAATATTCAGAAAATATTTCTATGTTATCCGCCAATATTCCTGTACAAAGACTAAAGATTTAAAGGGGAAAAGGTATTGTTTAATAAGAAAATTGCACTTAAAAATCTAGATGTTGTTCTTATTGTATTAATGTGTGCGCTAATTGCTATTGGAATTTTGGCAATCAGTAGTGCCACATCGTTCTCTGGAGATTTGACACCTCTCGTTAAGCAAATTATATTTTTCGTAATTGGATTGATATTAATGACGATAGTAACGTTAATAGACTATAGAAAAGTGGGAGAGCATTATGTTATAATATACGTTGTAATGAATGTGATTTTACTAGCTGTATTAATATTTGGAGTTGCGAACAAAGGTGCGAGAAGATGGATAAATTTAGGATTTATTGAGATACAACCTTCTGAATTTGCAAAAATAATTATAATTTTTTGTACTGCCAAACTTATTTCACTAAAAAATGAAAAGATAAATTCTGTAATCACGATAGGAAAAATACTTTTATTTCAATTTGTTCCTTTTATTTTAATAAATAGACAGCCAAATTTGTCAACTAGTATTGTCATATTGACTTTATTAGTGGTACAATTGTTTGTCAGCAATCTGAAGCTTAAATATATTTTTTCAACAGCATTGATTGGATTGGTCATTATTTGTATCGGTGTTGGATATATAATAAAAAATCCTAATCAACAAATTATAGATAACTATCAGCGTGATAGAATTGTGGCTGCGTTTTCGGGAGGAGATTCACAAAGCGAATCTTATCAAACCAGTCGATCTATTGATGCTATAGGTTCTGGTGGGTTATACGGAAAGGGGATCTATAAAGGAGCAATAAGTCAGCTAAATTATTTACCAGAATCGCATAATGATTTTATAGTAGCAAATATTGCAGAAGAATTTGGGTTTTATGGTATTATTGCACTGCTTGCTATTATATTGTTATTCATATTTAGAGGATTATATTTAGCTCGAAATTTGATTGATGATTTTGGCAAGTTCATTATTGTAGGATATATGGGCATGATTGCGGCCCAATCCTTTATAAATTTTGGTGTCGTAACAGGATTGCTACCAAACACAGGGTTGACTCTTCCTTTTGTAAGTTATGGAGGTAGTTCGTTATGGGCTAATATGATAGGTATGGGACTTGTTTTAAGCGTTATATTAAATAAAGAAGAGATGATATTTTAGGAAGGGGAAAGACTTATGAATATTGGATTGGTAGCGCATGATGCAAAAAAGAAATTGATGGAGAACTTTACTATTGCGTACAGACACATTTTAGCAAAGCATGACTTGTACGCAACGGCAACAACGGGAAGATTGATAGAAGAAGCAACAAACTTGACGATTTATAAATATTTGGCAGGACATTTGGGAGGTGTTCAACAAATTGGAGCTCAAATTTCTCACAACCAAGTTGATATGGTTATATTTTTGAGAGATCCGTTGGGGCAAAAACCACATGAGCCAGACAGCTCCACTCTAGAAAGACTTTGTGACATCCATAATATTCCAATTGCAACAAACTTGGCAACAGCGGAGTTGTTGGTTAAGGCGTTAGATCGTGGAGATTTAAGTTGGAGAGAAGTAATACGATAGATTTGTGGGCGCGGGAGGGTCTCCCGTGTCCATTTTATAATTTTAGGAGAATAATATGGAAATTTTGAAAAAGGTTGATAAGCCTGCTAGGTATATAGGCGGCGAATTAAATAGTTATGATAAAGATTTGGATAAAATAGATATACATTTTGCGTTTGCGTTTCCGGATGTATATGAAGTTGCGATGAGTCATTTGGGAATGCACATTTTGTATCAGTTTTTGAATAGACGAGAAGATACGTTTTGCGAGAGAGTGTTTGCTCCGTGGGTTGATATGGAAGAGCAGATGAGAAAAAATCAGGTGGAGTTGTTTGGGTTAGAATCAAAAACGCCGCTTTCGAAATTTGACTTTGTGGGATTTACACTGCAATATGAAATGAGTTACACAAATATTTTGAATATGTTAGAACTTGCTAATATTCCTGTATTTGCAGAGCAAAGAACCGATGCGCATCCGCTAGTTATTGCTGGTGGGCCGTGTGCGTATAATCCCGAACCGTTGGCGCCGTTTGTAGATTTCTTCTACTTGGGTGAGGGTGAGGTTTTATATGACGAAATATTAGATATGTATAAACAATATAAAAAAGAAGGCAAAAGCAAAGATCAATTTTTGGAAGCCATGCTACAAATTGATGGGATATATGTTCCGAAGTTTTATGAAGTTGAATATAACGAAGACGGTACTATCAAAAAACGTGTTGCGACTAATGTAGCTGCACGCAACGTAATTAGCAAAGTCGTGGTAAATGATATGGATGCGCTATATTATCCCGATACGCAGGTGATTCCATGGATTCAGGCAGTTTTTGATAGAGTAACATTGGAGATGTTTAGGGGGTGCTTAAGAGGCTGCAGGTTTTGCCAGGCAGGAATGATTTATAGGCCGGTGAGAGAAAAATCGAAGGAAACATTGCTTAAGTATGCCAAAAATTTGATAGCCAGTACTGGATATGAGGAAATTTCGCTGGCATCATTGAGTACTAGTGATTATAAAGATTTGGAAGAATTTGTAGACGAATTGCTAGGGATTTGCTCAGAAAATATGGTTAATATTTCATTGCCATCGCTCAGAGTAGACAAATTTTCGCTAGAGCTGATGCAAAAGATTCAGGAGGTTCGCAAAAGCTCGTTGACATTTGCACCCGAGGCTGGAACGCAGCGACTTCGCGATGTTATCAACAAAAATATTGTGGAATCGGAAGTTTTGGATGGATGCAGACTTGCATTTAGCGGTGGGTTTAGCAGAGTTAAGCTATATTTTATGTTAGGATTGCCAACAGAAACGCTAGATGATGTTTTTGGTATTGCTAATTTATCAGAAGAAGTTGCGCGCACATATTATAGCTTGGATAAGGCAGATAGAGCCGGGTCGCTAAGCTTGGTTGTAAGCACTTCTTGTTTTGTACCAAAAGCTTTTACACCATTTCAGTGGGAGGCTCAAGATACTGCAGAAGAGTTTATGAAGAAACATATGCTGTTAAAGAATGCGATAAAACGTAAATCGATTAAGTATAATCATCATGATGCGAAGACGAGTATACTGGAGGCGGTGATCGCTAGAGGAGATAGGCGTGTGGCAAACTTAATTTATGAAGCGCATAGGTTGGGCTGCAAATTTGATGGATGGAGCGAACATTTTAAAGAAGAGTTATGGCTGGAGGCTGCTAGAATTAGTGGGGTAGATTTCTCGTTTTATGCGCATAGAAAAAGAGACTATGCCGAAAACTTGCCGTGGGATTTCATTGATATTGGCGTGCGCAAGGAATTTTTAATTGCAGAAAGTAAGAAAGCTTATGAAGGAATTACGACGCCTCAATGTAGAGAAATGTGTTCGGGCTGTGGTGCCAACAAATTTAGTGGAGGTGTATGCTATGAGAATTAGAGCAAAATTTACCAAAATTGGAAATGTAAAATTTGTAGGACATCTGGATACTGTAAGGCTGTTTCAGCGTGCCATAAAGGTTGCCGGTATTCCAATAGCATACTCAGAAGGGTTCAATCCACATTCTAAAGTATACTTTGCTTTACCATTGCCAGTGGGGATGGAGAGCGTTGGAGAATATATAGAAATCAAGACTAAGACGGACGTTGCTCCAGCAGATCTGAAAGACAGTCTAAATGCAGTATTGCCAAAGGGCATCGAATTGCTAGACTGCGACGAGGCAGAAGAGGGAGCACCAACGCTGATGAGCCAGGTTGATGCCGCAATATATGAGATTATTATAAAAAATTTAGATAACGCAGATAAAATTGTAAATGTATTAGAGCAACCTAGCATTGTTATTGCAAAGCGAAATAAGAAAAAAAAATGGGTGGAGCAAGAGATCAAGCCGCTCATTTTAGATTATGCTATTACAGAAGATGAAGAGGGCATTATTTTAACTGCAAAGATAAAGGCAGGAAGTCGATCAAATTTAAATCCGGAGCTAATGCTT is a genomic window of Candidatus Epulonipiscium viviparus containing:
- the minD gene encoding septum site-determining protein MinD, with the protein product MSQVIVVTSGKGGVGKTTSTANIGTALSMLGKKVVLVDGDTGLRNLDVVMGLENRIVYNVVDVIEGKCRLRQALIPDKRFKDLYLLPTAQTREKDAIKPEQMKKLCDELREDFEIIIVDCPAGIEQGFKNAIAAADKAVVITTPEVSAIRDADRIIGLLGASGIKDISLVINRLRKKMVDKGDMMDVDAVTEILAIDLIGVVPDDESIVITTNKGEPAVGKNNSQAGLAFTNIARRLAGENVPFLDLSKEISFKAKIRKIFFG
- a CDS encoding TIGR03936 family radical SAM-associated protein; translation: MRIRAKFTKIGNVKFVGHLDTVRLFQRAIKVAGIPIAYSEGFNPHSKVYFALPLPVGMESVGEYIEIKTKTDVAPADLKDSLNAVLPKGIELLDCDEAEEGAPTLMSQVDAAIYEIIIKNLDNADKIVNVLEQPSIVIAKRNKKKKWVEQEIKPLILDYAITEDEEGIILTAKIKAGSRSNLNPELMLKAIFGSEFENITYDIKRQKLFLV
- a CDS encoding TIGR03960 family B12-binding radical SAM protein, whose amino-acid sequence is MEILKKVDKPARYIGGELNSYDKDLDKIDIHFAFAFPDVYEVAMSHLGMHILYQFLNRREDTFCERVFAPWVDMEEQMRKNQVELFGLESKTPLSKFDFVGFTLQYEMSYTNILNMLELANIPVFAEQRTDAHPLVIAGGPCAYNPEPLAPFVDFFYLGEGEVLYDEILDMYKQYKKEGKSKDQFLEAMLQIDGIYVPKFYEVEYNEDGTIKKRVATNVAARNVISKVVVNDMDALYYPDTQVIPWIQAVFDRVTLEMFRGCLRGCRFCQAGMIYRPVREKSKETLLKYAKNLIASTGYEEISLASLSTSDYKDLEEFVDELLGICSENMVNISLPSLRVDKFSLELMQKIQEVRKSSLTFAPEAGTQRLRDVINKNIVESEVLDGCRLAFSGGFSRVKLYFMLGLPTETLDDVFGIANLSEEVARTYYSLDKADRAGSLSLVVSTSCFVPKAFTPFQWEAQDTAEEFMKKHMLLKNAIKRKSIKYNHHDAKTSILEAVIARGDRRVANLIYEAHRLGCKFDGWSEHFKEELWLEAARISGVDFSFYAHRKRDYAENLPWDFIDIGVRKEFLIAESKKAYEGITTPQCREMCSGCGANKFSGGVCYEN
- a CDS encoding FtsW/RodA/SpoVE family cell cycle protein; the encoded protein is MFNKKIALKNLDVVLIVLMCALIAIGILAISSATSFSGDLTPLVKQIIFFVIGLILMTIVTLIDYRKVGEHYVIIYVVMNVILLAVLIFGVANKGARRWINLGFIEIQPSEFAKIIIIFCTAKLISLKNEKINSVITIGKILLFQFVPFILINRQPNLSTSIVILTLLVVQLFVSNLKLKYIFSTALIGLVIICIGVGYIIKNPNQQIIDNYQRDRIVAAFSGGDSQSESYQTSRSIDAIGSGGLYGKGIYKGAISQLNYLPESHNDFIVANIAEEFGFYGIIALLAIILLFIFRGLYLARNLIDDFGKFIIVGYMGMIAAQSFINFGVVTGLLPNTGLTLPFVSYGGSSLWANMIGMGLVLSVILNKEEMIF
- the mgsA gene encoding methylglyoxal synthase produces the protein MNIGLVAHDAKKKLMENFTIAYRHILAKHDLYATATTGRLIEEATNLTIYKYLAGHLGGVQQIGAQISHNQVDMVIFLRDPLGQKPHEPDSSTLERLCDIHNIPIATNLATAELLVKALDRGDLSWREVIR
- the minE gene encoding cell division topological specificity factor MinE, producing MDFSQLFKRKASAGAVAKDRLKLLLIHDRMNCSSAVMEMMKADIVAVISKYMEIDADELNIQLLTISGDEYSENISMLSANIPVQRLKI